The following coding sequences lie in one Capnocytophaga stomatis genomic window:
- a CDS encoding AsmA-like C-terminal region-containing protein — translation MKTVKKIFKIGGIVLIIIILAMIAIPYFFKDTIKEKAIASVNKNINATASLEDVSVSLFKNFPKASVSLTNFQIINKEPFAGDTLLSAKEMNLKLSITDLISGNYNILGFDLKNASVLIHFNEEGKGNYDIAIPSETTDKNSESSTFDLKIQSYTVENMKFTFKDDDGNILLTLDEINHKGKGNFSNEILDLDTESTANLSFSMDKSNFMNKVPISLDAVLGIDLNQQKYTFKENKAVINRLDLVFDGFIQLLENGQRYDLTFSTPSSSFQNFLALIPEEYSKSIENVKTTGNFTVNGNVKGDFNKERIPAFGIEMFSQNASLKYPDLPKAIQNINIDLKVNNETGILNDTKVNLNKFTITIDQDHFSAKAKVSNLVKNPYVDTDLKGVINLANLSQAYPISLDKKLSGILKMDVSAQLDMNSVEKQQYQNIKSQGNASLQQFVYEGEEFVKPFHINEAGLNFSPSHIELSSFSAKTGESDINLKGRFDNLYGFLFKKEILKGNFDMKSDKLAVNDFLQPSSGSKNTESESKTTENTTKETSDKTSLKVPSFLDCTFSASANTVIYDNLQLKSVAGKLIIKDEKVSLENLRTDIFGGEIAISGNVSTKENVPSFDVKLLMSKLNVPEAFTHIDMLKKIAPIANVVQGFVNTNITVNGKLNDDLTPNLNTISGDLLASLVNSRIKSEESPLLSSLDSHFSGLNLSNLNLNDLKASLQFENGRVKFKPFTLKYKDVAINVDGSHGFDQTMNYQLTFNVPPQMLGNEANSLLSKLTPENQKKISNIPVIASVEGTFKSPKVSTDMKQAVTNLVSQIAEGQINNLKDKGTDALKSLISSKTDSTTAGKAGKMVDGLINNKDSVITKAKEEVKEKAKEEVKKEAKKQIDNFLRGLGGKKE, via the coding sequence ATGAAAACAGTAAAAAAAATCTTCAAAATTGGAGGTATAGTTCTGATTATTATCATTTTAGCGATGATAGCAATTCCTTATTTTTTTAAAGATACGATAAAGGAAAAAGCAATCGCTTCCGTAAACAAAAACATAAATGCGACGGCTTCTTTGGAAGATGTTTCCGTGAGTCTGTTCAAAAATTTTCCAAAAGCGTCTGTTTCCCTTACTAACTTTCAGATTATCAATAAAGAACCTTTCGCTGGAGATACATTGCTTTCAGCCAAAGAAATGAATTTGAAACTAAGTATAACCGATTTAATTTCAGGAAATTATAACATTCTTGGATTTGATTTGAAAAATGCCTCAGTTCTGATACATTTTAACGAAGAAGGAAAAGGGAATTACGATATTGCCATTCCTTCCGAAACCACAGATAAAAACAGTGAATCAAGTACTTTTGACCTGAAAATACAATCTTATACTGTTGAAAATATGAAGTTTACCTTCAAAGATGACGACGGGAACATACTTTTAACCCTTGATGAAATCAACCATAAAGGAAAAGGAAATTTTTCCAACGAAATTTTGGATTTGGATACGGAAAGTACGGCAAATCTCTCTTTTTCAATGGATAAAAGCAACTTTATGAATAAAGTTCCTATTTCATTGGATGCTGTTTTGGGAATCGATTTAAACCAACAAAAATACACTTTCAAGGAAAACAAAGCTGTTATTAACCGATTGGATTTGGTATTTGACGGATTTATTCAGCTATTGGAAAACGGACAACGATACGATTTAACTTTTAGCACGCCTTCTTCTTCCTTTCAGAACTTTTTGGCTTTAATTCCCGAAGAATATTCAAAAAGTATTGAAAATGTGAAAACTACGGGGAACTTTACTGTTAATGGAAATGTAAAAGGTGATTTTAATAAAGAGCGAATTCCCGCTTTTGGGATTGAAATGTTTTCGCAAAACGCATCGCTTAAATATCCTGATTTGCCCAAAGCAATCCAAAATATTAATATTGATTTAAAAGTAAATAACGAAACAGGAATTTTGAATGACACCAAAGTCAACCTGAATAAATTTACAATAACAATTGACCAAGACCATTTTTCTGCCAAAGCAAAAGTGAGTAATCTTGTTAAAAATCCTTATGTAGATACTGATTTAAAAGGAGTTATAAATCTGGCTAATCTTTCTCAAGCATATCCTATCTCTTTGGATAAAAAATTGTCAGGAATATTGAAAATGGATGTTTCTGCTCAATTAGATATGAATTCTGTTGAAAAACAACAATATCAAAACATAAAAAGTCAAGGAAATGCTTCTCTGCAACAGTTTGTTTATGAGGGGGAAGAGTTTGTAAAACCTTTTCATATCAACGAAGCCGGATTGAATTTCAGTCCTTCACATATTGAATTGAGCAGTTTTTCAGCAAAAACGGGTGAATCGGACATCAATCTGAAGGGAAGATTTGATAATCTTTACGGATTTCTATTCAAAAAGGAGATTTTGAAAGGAAATTTTGATATGAAATCAGATAAATTAGCTGTAAATGACTTTTTACAACCTTCTTCAGGGTCAAAAAATACGGAATCTGAATCTAAAACGACAGAAAATACAACAAAAGAGACTTCTGACAAAACTTCATTAAAAGTGCCTTCTTTCTTGGATTGTACTTTTTCTGCCAGTGCCAATACCGTGATTTACGATAATTTACAGTTGAAAAGTGTAGCCGGAAAATTGATTATCAAAGATGAAAAAGTTTCGCTTGAAAACTTGAGAACAGATATTTTCGGAGGAGAAATCGCTATAAGCGGAAATGTTTCAACTAAGGAAAATGTTCCTTCTTTTGATGTTAAGCTGTTAATGAGCAAATTGAATGTACCTGAGGCTTTTACGCATATTGATATGTTAAAGAAAATAGCTCCGATTGCCAATGTAGTTCAAGGTTTTGTAAATACAAATATCACTGTTAATGGAAAATTAAATGACGATTTAACTCCGAATTTGAATACCATTTCGGGAGATTTGTTGGCTTCGCTCGTTAATTCCAGAATTAAAAGTGAAGAATCGCCTCTACTTTCTTCCTTGGATTCACATTTCTCGGGTTTGAATCTATCTAACTTAAATCTGAACGATTTGAAAGCTTCTTTACAATTTGAAAACGGCAGAGTAAAATTTAAGCCTTTCACTCTGAAATACAAAGATGTAGCTATTAATGTAGATGGCTCGCACGGTTTTGACCAAACAATGAATTATCAACTAACATTCAACGTTCCGCCTCAAATGTTAGGAAACGAAGCTAATTCTCTACTATCAAAACTAACGCCTGAAAATCAGAAAAAAATCAGTAATATTCCTGTAATTGCTTCTGTTGAAGGTACTTTTAAATCTCCCAAGGTATCGACTGATATGAAACAAGCTGTCACAAACTTAGTTTCTCAAATAGCAGAAGGTCAGATTAATAATCTAAAAGACAAGGGAACAGATGCGCTAAAAAGTTTAATTTCATCAAAAACAGACTCTACAACGGCAGGAAAAGCAGGCAAAATGGTTGATGGATTAATCAACAATAAAGATAGCGTCATCACAAAAGCAAAAGAAGAAGTAAAAGAGAAGGCCAAAGAAGAGGTCAAAAAAGAAGCTAAAAAACAAATAGACAATTTTTTAAGAGGATTGGGAGGTAAAAAAGAATAG